In Myxococcaceae bacterium JPH2, the DNA window ACAGTCGATTCTCGGAGGCGCGGGTGAGCTGGTCCTGCAGCAACTGAATGGCCTGATGTGCGCTGATCAGCCCACCTTCCATCCAGCCGCCATGCGGCGTGTAGGCATCTGAGCAGGCAATGACGCCATTGCGATGGAGGAGGGCGGCCGGCTGCTCGGCCTTGGATTCAAGACAGAACTCCACCCCATGTGGCCAGTACTTGTGAAAATGGTCCTTGAAGGGAGGTAGGGGTTTGCCTCCGAGGGGGAGCGCCTGCTCCAGGCAGGCGCGCACCCTGCTCAAATAGATGTCCTCACCTTGCTCCAGGCAGTTCCGCCAATAGTTCGCGTTCTCGCCGTCGGTGTAGAACTGTACGTACTTCTCGCCTTTGAAATATATCTTCCTGAGGGGATTGTTGACGATGAGGACCTTGTCGGTCACATGACAGTCCTTCCACCAGGCGCTGTTGAATGTCAGAAATCCCTTGAACAAGGGCAGGGAGCCATATCGGTGAGGGCTCCAGTGGGCGGGAAAGCCGACGTTGAGCTGTGTCATGGCGGAAGGTGGAATGGCCAGGATGAGGTGGCGCGCGCGATGGAGTCGCGTGGTGCCCTGATGCCTGAAGGCGAGAGCGTGGCCGTCTCCCGTTCGCGAAACGGAGAGCAATCGGTGTCCCATCCGAAACTCGACCCGGCCCGCATGTGCCTCGAGCTGAAGACGCGTCAGCAGTTGGCCGTAGCCATCCGTTGCATATCGCCATTGATTGAAGGCATCGCCAATCAGCCCCTGGGTTTCCGGATGCATCCTGATGATGCTGAAGGCCATGGACGCGGAGACCATTGGCAGGAGGAGGGCGTCATACCCCATGGCCTTGATGATTCTCTTCGCCTCGGCCTCTCCCTGATAGTGGCTGACGAAATCCAGGAAGGAGTCATGGGGGTGGTCTCCCACCATGGAGAGCAACCCGAGGAGGGTGGTTCTCAGTCTTCTTTGCGTGTTGTCTTGATAGAGGGCCTGGGTGAATGGGTAGGTCTCATGCGGATGTTGAAAGGAGTGCATGAGCGCCTGGATGCGTGGATGGAGCTGTGGCGAGTAGCGAGCCGCGCCCAGTTCGGTGATTTCCCCGCTATCGAGTCTCTTTGACAGGATGCGGCCCCCCACGTGGGCATTCAAATCAAACACTCGGATGCGGAGAGTGTTGCTGGGTGGGGTATTTGCGAGTTGGGTTGCGCAGGTCAATCCTCCGATTCCGGCGCCAACAATGCAGATATCCGAATGAGGCATCGCAAATTCCTGAACAGAAGAGGGCCCGCTGGGGTGGACCTTCTTCGTTCTGCGCGGATCCCCGCTCGGCCCGTGGAGGCCCGCTGACGAGGATTTGAATGAAGGCGTGTCGTGTGTGCCAGATGTTGAACGCCACGGCGTTGGCGGGCTCACGCCGCTTGCTTCATGAAGGAGTCGGCTGATGTCTCAGGAGACGCCCGCGGCTTTGCCGCGCCGGCGGCTCTGCGTCGATAGGTGCAGCCTCATCTGAGGCCTCTTTCGCTCAGGGACAGGGTTCAGATGCCCACGGGAATGTTTCGCCACAGGCGAAGCACGTGGAACCCTGTCAAAAGAGACCCCGACGTGGCATCGGGCCAGCGTCGCACCGAGATGCTCTCGTCTCCACAGGAGTCGCTGCGAACTGTCAGAAGGTGTCCAGGCCCCAGCGCATTCCGCGGACCGCGGCGGCCGAACGGGAGCTGACGCGGGGGCAGTGCACCGGCGCCTCTCGTGATTCGGGCGGGGCCGGTATGCCCCGCCCGTCACCGAGTCGCCAGGTGCGGACGCCCACCGCCTGCATCAAGTCTCGAATCCCAGCCCGTGCGCCGGTCTGGGCTTTGTATCGCTGCTGGACACGCGTGGAACGGGCGAGGACCTCAATGTCCTGCGTGCTCGTGGCCACTGCCGTGCGCGTGCGGCGCCGCGGCGGGCTCGGACTCCCCCGGGGTACCCGAGTCCGCCCCAGTGCCCTTGGCGGGGGGCTTGCCGAACTTCACCAGCTGCGCATGCACCTGGTCGTTGCTCATCTTCATGCCGTGCACGACGACGCGCTCGCCAGCCTTGAGGTCGGCGGCGGTTGCCGTCGCGCCGCTCTTCTCGTAGCGCGTGCTCGGGTCCGTCATCACCTCTTGCTGCTTCTTGTCGCTCGTCTCCAGCACGAGCGCGTTCTGCTTCACTTCCTTCACCGTGCCCATGACGTGGACTCCGTCCTTGCCGTGGGCGAGGCCCGCGGCCGGAGTCATCAGGGCGAGGGCCATCAGGGTGAAGCCCGTCAGGCGGGCCCGAATGGAGGGGGTTTTCATGGCATTGCGCTCCGTGTGTGCGTGAGGACTACGGTCCTTCGAGAAACTGGTCTTCGAGTCGCTGCTCCTGGCGCTCATGTTGCGACTGAGGCATGCCGGCCTCGATTTCGCCCAGCTCCTCGGGGCTGAGGCCGCGCAATCTGCGGATGAGCCCGACGAGGGCCCAGCTGTCGTGGTTGCCATTCCCGTCGTGGGGTTGGCCCCAGGCCGGCATGCCCGTCAGCCGGACGCCGTTCTGGATGATCCAATACAGCTCGCCGTCGCTCAGCGCCTGCGTCATCGTGTCGCGCATGTCCGGCGCGCGTGGGTAGAGCCCCTGTCCAATGGGGGTCTGTCCACTGCCATTCGCCGCATGGCAGATGGCGCAGTGGTCTCCCCAATGCGCGCGAGCCTCGGAGCGCGCCTGCGCAGAGAGGGGCTCCAGCGGGTTCTTCAGCGCCCGTCCTTCCTCGGGGATGCTGAAGCCCCGCGCCGCGCGGGCCACCGTCGCTTCGAGCGCGGAGGGCTCCGCTCGGGCCGAGAAGCCACGGCGCACCAGGGCCATCCCATACACCCCGCCCCCCAAGCCCAGGACGAGTGCCAGGGCTCCCAGGACAGCGAGGCCGCCCATCACATTCCGGCGCAAGCTCACGATGGATACTCCTCTTCGGTTCGATGACGCGGCAGATGCTTCGCGCTGCGCTGCCTCTCAAGGACTCAGCAGGGCATCCCCAGGCGCGCTCACCCCGATGGGCACGAGCGAGTCGCCCGGATGCGCCTGGGGCGCCTCGGGAGTGGCCGGGCCCGGCACGACCTCATGGCGCTTCCACAGGAAGTAGACCGCCGGGTAGACGAGCAGCTCCAGCAGGAAGCTGGTCAGCAGTCCTCCGAGCATCGGCGCCGCGATGCGCTTCATCACGTCCGCGCCCGTGCCGGTGGACCACATGATGGGGAGCAGGCCGAGCATCGCCGCGAGGACGGTCATCGCCTTGGGGCGCACGCGCTTCACGGCCCCGTGGATGATGGCCTCCACCAGGTCTCCCTCGGTGCGCAGCCTCCCGCGCTGCTTCGCCTCGTCATGAGAGAGGTCGAGGAAGAGCAACATGAAGGCGCCCGTCTCCGCGTCCAGGCCCATGAGCGCAATCATGCCCACCCACACCGCGATGGAGACGTTGTAGTCGAGCGCCCAGAGGAGCCACACCGCGCCGATGGCGGAGAAGGGCACCGCGAGCATCACGAGGCCCGCTTTGAAGGCCGACTTCGTGTTCATGTACAGGAGCCCGAAGATGAGCACGAGCGTGAGCGGGATGACGACCTGGAGCCGCTCTCGGACGCGCAGCATGTTCTCGTACTGCCCGCTCCACGCCATGGAGTAGCCCGTGGGCACCTGCACGCTCGCGGCCACCGCCACCTTGGCGCGCTCCACGAAGCCGCCCACGTCGTACTTCGACGTGTCGAAGTCCACGTAGACGTAGCCCGTGAGCATGCCGTTCTCGTTGCGAATCATGGACGGGCCATGGGCGAGCACCACGTCCGCGATGGCCTCCATGGGGATCTGGCCTTGTCCACCGGGCAGTGGCAGCAGCACGCGCTTCAGGGCCTGGAGGTCCTCGCGGTAGTCGCGGGCGTAGCGCACGTTGATGCCGTAGCGCTCACGGCCCTCCACGGTGGTGGACTGGTTGTCGCCGCCCACCGCCGTCATCACCATCATGTTCGCGTCGTCCACGCTCAGGCCGTAGCGGGCCAGTTCGTCGCGCTTGAGGACGAAGTCGAGGAAGTAGCCGCCCGCGACGCGCTCGGCGAACGCGCTGCGGGTGCCCTCCACCTTGGACACCGCGGCTTCCGTCTCGCGGGCAAACCGCTCCACGGTGGTGAGGTCGGCGCCCATGATCTTGATGCCCACGGGCGTGCGGATGCCGGTGCTCAGCATGTCCAGCCGGCCCTTGATGGGCATGGTCCACGCGTTGGAGATGCCCGGCAGTTGGAGCGCGGCGTTCATCTCCGACTCGAGCTGCGCCTGGGTGATGCGGTCCCTCCAGAAGGGGCGCAGCAGTCCCTTCATCCAGGAGGGCGCCCAGCCGCTGTACCAACGGGGGACCTCGCGCCACTCGGACTCCGGGCGCAGCAGCACCGTGGTCTCCATCATGGTGAACGGCGCGGGGTCCGTGGACGTGTTGGCGCGGCCCGCCTTGCCGAAGACGCGCTCCACCTCGGGGAACTTCATCAGCAGCTTGTCCTGGACCTGCAGCACCCGCTGCGCCTCGGTGACGGACATGCCGGGCTCCACCGCCGAGGGCATGTAGAGCAGGGTGCCCTCGTTGAGCGGGGGCATGAACTCGCTGCCCAGGTGCAGGTACACGGGGACAGTGGTCGCCACCAACAGCGCGCTGACCGCGAGCGTGGCCTTGGCGTGGCGCACCACGAAGCGGCAAGGCCTGTCATAGAGCCGGTGCATCAGCCGGCTGATGGGGTGCCGCTCCTCCGAGTAGTACTTGCCCACCAGCGCCTGCGTGGCGGCCCACGCGAGGAACTTCGGACGGAAGCGGTAGGGCTCCACGCGGGCGAAGAGCATCCGCATGGCGGGGTCGAGCGTAATCGCCAGCAGCGCGGCGATGGCCATGGCCAGGTTCTTCGAATACGCCAGCGGGCGGAAGAGCCGGCCCTCCTGGTCCACCAGCGTGAAGATGGGCATGAAGGCCACGGCGATGACGAGCAGGCTGAAGAAGACGCCCGGCCCCACTTCCAGCAGCGCTTCCAGACGCACCTGATGGAAGTCGCCCGTCTTCCCGTCCTTCATCCAGTGGTGGATTTTGTTGTACGCGTTCTCCACCTCGACGATGGCGCCGTCCACGAGCACGCCGATGGAGATGGCGATGCCGGCCAGCGACATGAGGTTGGCGTTCAGCCCCATCAGGTACATGGGGATGAAGGCCAGGGCCACCGACACCGGGATGGTGACGATGGGCACGATGGCGGACGGGATGTGCCACAGGAAGATGAGGATGATGAGGGAGACGATGAGGATCTCCTCCACCAGCTTGAAGGACACCGTGTCCACGGCGCGCTCGATGAGGTCCGAGCGGTCGTAGGTGGTGATGACCTCCACGCCCTCCGGCAGAGAGGGCTTGAGTTCGGCGAGCCTGGCTTCGACGCGCTCGATGACGTTGAGGGCGTTCTCTCCCTGGCGCATCACCACGATGCCGCCCACCGCGTCTCCCTCGCCGTCCAGGTCGGCCACGCCTCGGCGCAGCTCGGGGCCCAGCGTCACGCTGGCCACGTCCTTGATGGAGACCGTGGTGCCGCCCGAGGACTTGAGGACGAGCCGCTCGAGGTCCTCGACCTTCTTCACATAGCCACGACCGCGAACCATGTACTCGCGTCCGGCCAGCTCCACGAGCCGCCCGCCCACGTCGTTGTTGCCTTGGCGGACCGCGCGCACCACCGCGTCCAATGACAGTCCATAGCTGGCGAGCGCGTTGGGATTGACCATCACCTGGTACTGGCGCACCTGCCCGCCCACGGTGGCCACTTCCGAGACTCCGGGCACGCTCTGGAGTTGGTAGCGCAGGAACCAGTCTTGATAGGAGCGCAGCTCGTCCAGCCGGTGCTTGCCGCTCTTGTCCACGAGCGCGTACTGGAACACCCAGCCCACGCTGCTGGCGTCCGGGCCCAGCTCCACCTTCACGTCCGAGGGAAGCTGCGGCGTTATCTTCGACAGGTATTCGAGCACCCGCGTGCGGGCCCAATACATGTCCGTGCCGTCCTCGAAGATGACGTACACGTAGCTGAAGCCGAAGTCGCTGAAGCCACGCACCGCCTTCACCTTGGGCGCGCCCAAGAGCGCGGTGGTGATGGGGTAGGTGACCTGGTCCTCGATGATGTCGGGACTGCGGTCCCACCGGCCGTAGACGATGACCTGCGTGTCGGACAGGTCCGGCAGCGCGTCGAGCGGCATGTTCCGCATCGTCCACCACGCGCCGAAGAGCGCCACCACGGTGGCCGCGATGACCAGGTACTTGTTCTCCGCGGAGAAGCGGATGATGGCTCGAATCATGGCTCAGAGGTCTCCGTGGCTGGAGGCCGTGTGGGGCGCGCTCGCTGGCGGGGGCGAGGGCGGAGGCGTCGCCGCGGTGTTCGCGGCAGAGGCCGCCAGCGCGGTCAAGGACGCACGCAGGCGCGACTCGGAGTCGATGAGGAAGTTGGCGCCGGTGACGACCGAGTCACCCGCCTTCAATCCCGAGGTGACCTCGATGTTCGTGCCATCCGACTCACCCAGTCGGACCTCGCGCGGCTGGAAGCGCCCGTCGCCGAGCGCCACGAAGACGACCTGGGTGGTGCCCGTGGGGACCACCGCGTCCGAGGGAATCTTCAGCGCCTCGCGCGGGGTGCCTCGGAGCACCACCTCGCCGAACATCTCGGGGCGCAGGTCGCCGTCGGGGTTGGGGAACTCCAGACGGACCTTGACCGTGCGCGTGGCCGGGTCGAGCACCGGCGCCAGGAAGGCCACCTTCCCCGCGAACACCCGGTTGGGGAAGGCCTTGAGCTGCAGCGTGGCGGGCATGCCCACCTTCACGTGGCGCAGCTCATTCTCATACACATCCGCGAGCACCCAGACGCGCGACAGGTCGACAATCTCATAGGGTGTGGCACCCAGCTCCAGCCTCGCGCCCTCCACGATGTCCTTCCGCGTGATGACTCCGGAGATGGGCGACACGAGGGTGAGCGTGCGAGTGGATTCTCCCGACTTCGCGAGCCGCTCCAGCGCGGCCTGGGGCACATCCCAGAGCTGGAGCTTGCGCCGCGCCGCGCTCACCAGTGCTTCGCCGTCCGTCGCCATGCCGCCGGCCTGGCTCAAGGCCTCGCGGGTGCGCAGCGCCAGGAGGTACTCCTCTTGGGCCGCGAGCAGCTCCGGGCTGTACACGGAGAAGAGGGGCTCGCCCTGGCGCACGGCCTTGCCCGTGAAGTCCGCATACACGCGCTCGACGAAGGCGGGCACCTTCATGTTGACGCGGCGCACGCGCGTCTCGTCCTGGGCCACGCGGCCATTGGTCCGCCACGTTCCTCCCACCCTGCCCTCGGTCACCGGGGCGGTGCGCAAGCCGATGAGCTGCTGGCGCGAAGGGTCGATGGTGACGGAGGAGAGGCCGTCCACGGTGGATCCACCCGAGTCGCCCGGCGAAGTGGGTGTGGGCGTCATCGCCACCAGGTCCATGCCGCAGATGGGGCACTTGCCCGGATGCTCTTGCACGATGCTCGGGTGCATCGCGCACGTGTATTGGGGGGCCGCTGGCTTGGCGTCGTTCGTAGGGACGGTGGAGGTGGAGGCCGTCGCGTGGGCGTCGTGCGCCGCATCCCCATGGGACAGCAGGTGCGCGGCGCCACCGCCGAGGACCGCGCTGACCAGCGCCGTCGAGGCGAGCGCGACCGCTCCGAAGCGGCGGCGGGAGGAGGCCGGAGAGGGAGGTGTGGGAGTCACGGGAGACATTCGGACCTCGGAGCTACATTCCGGACATGGAAGAAGAGGAGGACGGCGCGGCACCGGGGGCACCGCTCGACGCCGCGGCGCCGCCAGCAGCGGCCGCCGGAGCACTGCCCGCGCCGGGCATCCCGCCTGACCCCACCGCGCCTGCGGCGATGGAGGCGACGGGCTCCAGGCTCACTTCGGTCTGGGCGATGGCGATGCGCTGGGCTTCGATGAGCGTGCGCAGGAAGTCTTCTTCGTCGCGGAGGATGCCGCTGTTGGCCTCCAACACCGACGCGAAGGAGGCACGCCCGACGCGGTACTGCGTCAGGGTGCTCTCGGCGGTCGCGGCCGACTGCATCAAGAGTCCATTCCGGTAGAGCGTCACCGTCTCGCGCAGTGCGGTCATCGCGGTGTGGCGCTCCCGCACCCGAAGCCGAAGCACCTGCTCCACGGTCTCCGTCGCACGGGTGGTGGCCTCTGCCTGGGCGCGGCTCTCCGCCACCGCGCGGTTCTGTTTGCTTCCGGCGAAGACGGGCAGGGTGATGCCGACATTGGCCTGCCACATCGGAGGGAAGTCTCCGCCGCGAGGCATGACGCCGGCGCTCACCGTGAAGTCGGGCAGCTTCTCCCGTCGCGCCAGCGCCACCTGCTTCTGTGCCTGCGCAATCGACGTGCGCCCGCCCGCCAGCTCGGGGCTGCGCGCCAGCGCGTCCTTCTCCGCGGAGGTGACGTCGCCCAGCTCCGGGACGCCGAGGTCTCGCACGCGCGTGGTGGTGGGCAGGGCGTCCTCGAGGGGCCGGCCGCTCAACCGATTCAAGGTCTCCACGCGGGTGCGCTCTTCGGCCGTCAAGGCCACGCGGCGCTGACGGATCCGATTGAGTTCGAGCTGCGCGCGAAGGAGGTCGGACTGCGCGCCGTCACCCGTTTCATACCGGATGCGGGCCAGGTCGGCGGATTGCTTCCAGAGCGCGTCGAGTCGGTCCAGCAGCCCGAGCCGCTCGCGCGTCATCAGCAGGTCCAGGTAGGTCCGGCGCACTTCGGCTTCGATGGTGAGCCGCGTGCGCGAGACCTGCGCCGACACGACCGCGGCCCCGAGTCGTGCGACCTCGGTCCGCAGCGCGCGCTTGCCAGGGAAGGGCACGCCCTGAGAGGCCATGATGCTGTAGTAGCTGCCCTCCATCTTGCCAATCATCAGCTCGCCAAACCCGTCGTTCTGGATGCCCAACTGGAGCACCGGATCCGGCAGCGCTCCCGCCTGGGGAATGCGCTCCTGGGCTGCTTGGGCTTGGGCCTCGACCTGTCGCAGCTCCGGGCGCGCTTCGAGCGCCTCCGTGAGGAGTTGCGCGAGCGTCGCGTCCGTCGACACCGTGGGCACCGCAATCGTCTGCGTGGCCGGCGTGCCTGCGTGGTCCTGGGCCAGCGCCGCCATCGGCGAGAGCAGCGCCAGCAGGAGGGCCACGCGCCTCATGGCGTCGGGTCTCCGCGTAGGGAGGGGAACGGGCTGGAGCATGGGGGCACGTCAGAGAGGGATTGCGGAGCCTGGAGGGGAATCAGAGCGACAGAGCGCGTAGCGCGACGCCATCCCAACCGTGGCGAGGCCTCACGCGAGGCCCACGCCACCGTGCGGCGGAATCACTGGATGGTGACGAGCCCGCTGATGTGATCCATCGCGCAGGCGTAGCGCAGCGTGCCCGACTCGCTCGGGGTGAACTCCACCGTCACCGGTGTGTCCAAGGGGAGCGGCTGGTTGATGCCCAGGTCGGCCACGACAATCTCCGTGGCGCACGTCTTGTCTGTCTTGCGCGTGACGACGAGGCGCACCGGCTGCCCCGCCTTCACCTTCACGTTCGCGGGCTCGAAGCCCTTGGGCGTCACCGTGAGTTCCACCGTGTGCACGCCGCTCTTGCTGGTGGGGGCCGAGGTGGCGGGCTTCTTGGTCGGGGCCGTGGTGCCATGCGCGGAATGCGCGCCGTGCTCGCCCTGGCTCGCGGGGGCGCTCGGCGCGGCGTGCTCCTCACAGGCGAGCGCGGGGGCCGCGACAATCAGGGGCAGGGCGGCCAGGACTCCCATCAGGTGTGTCTTCATCGGCGGGTGCTCCCAGGGTGGGGATGCCCTTGCGACGGCCGGCATCCAGTGCGTGCCGGTCGCTAGAGCACGCCGCGTGCCGAGGCCCGAACGTGCCTGTTCCCGCGAGGTTGCGGGAACGCGGCGCGTGCCAGGAGTGCCCGAACCGGTTTCGGTGTAACCGGCTCAATCACAGGCGGAACGTGTGGCGGCCTCGGCTCCAGGCGCCGCGCGAGGACTTCTCCTCGGGCCCCGAGGGGTGGGGCAGGCGGGAGCCCCGGGCCGCTCCTCGGGGTGCCGCTCCGAGGGCGCGCACGGACTCACTCACCACCGAGTCCGTGTACGCCAGCGCCTCGCCATCGAGGCCCTCGATGGCGAGGGGCCCCATGGGCTCTTCCTCGTCACGGGCATGCCCGCGAACGGCGGCCCGAACCCCGTGGATACAGACACCCTGATGCGCAACATCGTGTTGAGGAATCAGTTGCTCCTTGGGACGGTGAACGCGAGCCGGAGTGCCTACGAGCTGGCGCTCCGTGAACTCGGGCAGGCGATGTTCCTGTTCCCGCGGAGCGTGCGCACCCTCATCACGGATCGGGTCTCCATCCAGGAAGCGCCCGCGATCATCACGGGACACGGTGGCATCCAGCAGGTCATCGAGCTGGCGTCGGGGGGGACGACCTGCGTGAGCGCGCTGGGGTGGCACGGTTGCGTGTCCCCGCATCACATCCCAACTTCCAGCCATGTCCTCCCCCCTCGAGCACTACGGCCTCATCGGCGACCTGACGACCGTGGCATTGGTCTCCCGGAGCGGCTCCATCGACTGGATGTGCTTGCCGCGCATTGACTCCGGTGCCTGCTTCGCCAGGCTGCTCGGCACCAACGCACACGGCTACTGGAGCGTCCGGCCCGCGGTGGCGGTCCGGTCCGTCCGGCAACGCTACCGGCCGGAGACGCTGGTGCTGGAGACCGAGGTCACCTGTGATGGCGGCCGGGCGCGCATCATCGACTTCATGCCTCCGGGGGAGGTTGAGCACGACATCATCCGCATCATCGAGGGACTCGAAGGCGAGGTCCCGATGCATGCGGACCTTCGGGTGCGCTTCGCCTACGGCAAGCTGACGCCGTGGATCCGGTGCAACGGCCGCCGCGCCACCCTGACCTCGGGGCCGGACGCGCTCGTCTACCTCAGCCCCGTCCCGCTCGAACCGGACTGGGAGTCGGCTCGGCTGGAGGCGGACTTCGTCGTTCGCGCGGGCGAACGTCTTCCCTGCTCGCTGACGTACTTCGAGTCGCACAAGCCCGCGCCGGAGCACGAGGTGGATGCGGAGCGAGACCTGGCGCGGACCGAGCAGT includes these proteins:
- a CDS encoding FAD-dependent oxidoreductase produces the protein MPHSDICIVGAGIGGLTCATQLANTPPSNTLRIRVFDLNAHVGGRILSKRLDSGEITELGAARYSPQLHPRIQALMHSFQHPHETYPFTQALYQDNTQRRLRTTLLGLLSMVGDHPHDSFLDFVSHYQGEAEAKRIIKAMGYDALLLPMVSASMAFSIIRMHPETQGLIGDAFNQWRYATDGYGQLLTRLQLEAHAGRVEFRMGHRLLSVSRTGDGHALAFRHQGTTRLHRARHLILAIPPSAMTQLNVGFPAHWSPHRYGSLPLFKGFLTFNSAWWKDCHVTDKVLIVNNPLRKIYFKGEKYVQFYTDGENANYWRNCLEQGEDIYLSRVRACLEQALPLGGKPLPPFKDHFHKYWPHGVEFCLESKAEQPAALLHRNGVIACSDAYTPHGGWMEGGLISAHQAIQLLQDQLTRASENRL
- a CDS encoding c-type cytochrome, encoding MSLRRNVMGGLAVLGALALVLGLGGGVYGMALVRRGFSARAEPSALEATVARAARGFSIPEEGRALKNPLEPLSAQARSEARAHWGDHCAICHAANGSGQTPIGQGLYPRAPDMRDTMTQALSDGELYWIIQNGVRLTGMPAWGQPHDGNGNHDSWALVGLIRRLRGLSPEELGEIEAGMPQSQHERQEQRLEDQFLEGP
- a CDS encoding efflux RND transporter periplasmic adaptor subunit, translated to MSPVTPTPPSPASSRRRFGAVALASTALVSAVLGGGAAHLLSHGDAAHDAHATASTSTVPTNDAKPAAPQYTCAMHPSIVQEHPGKCPICGMDLVAMTPTPTSPGDSGGSTVDGLSSVTIDPSRQQLIGLRTAPVTEGRVGGTWRTNGRVAQDETRVRRVNMKVPAFVERVYADFTGKAVRQGEPLFSVYSPELLAAQEEYLLALRTREALSQAGGMATDGEALVSAARRKLQLWDVPQAALERLAKSGESTRTLTLVSPISGVITRKDIVEGARLELGATPYEIVDLSRVWVLADVYENELRHVKVGMPATLQLKAFPNRVFAGKVAFLAPVLDPATRTVKVRLEFPNPDGDLRPEMFGEVVLRGTPREALKIPSDAVVPTGTTQVVFVALGDGRFQPREVRLGESDGTNIEVTSGLKAGDSVVTGANFLIDSESRLRASLTALAASAANTAATPPPSPPPASAPHTASSHGDL
- a CDS encoding cupredoxin domain-containing protein, with the translated sequence MKTHLMGVLAALPLIVAAPALACEEHAAPSAPASQGEHGAHSAHGTTAPTKKPATSAPTSKSGVHTVELTVTPKGFEPANVKVKAGQPVRLVVTRKTDKTCATEIVVADLGINQPLPLDTPVTVEFTPSESGTLRYACAMDHISGLVTIQ
- a CDS encoding TolC family protein; the encoded protein is MRRVALLLALLSPMAALAQDHAGTPATQTIAVPTVSTDATLAQLLTEALEARPELRQVEAQAQAAQERIPQAGALPDPVLQLGIQNDGFGELMIGKMEGSYYSIMASQGVPFPGKRALRTEVARLGAAVVSAQVSRTRLTIEAEVRRTYLDLLMTRERLGLLDRLDALWKQSADLARIRYETGDGAQSDLLRAQLELNRIRQRRVALTAEERTRVETLNRLSGRPLEDALPTTTRVRDLGVPELGDVTSAEKDALARSPELAGGRTSIAQAQKQVALARREKLPDFTVSAGVMPRGGDFPPMWQANVGITLPVFAGSKQNRAVAESRAQAEATTRATETVEQVLRLRVRERHTAMTALRETVTLYRNGLLMQSAATAESTLTQYRVGRASFASVLEANSGILRDEEDFLRTLIEAQRIAIAQTEVSLEPVASIAAGAVGSGGMPGAGSAPAAAAGGAAASSGAPGAAPSSSSSMSGM